The following DNA comes from Verrucomicrobiia bacterium.
TAGAGCCTCAGGGTCATCGGGCGGACCCGCTGGGACACCCGCTCCAGGGCGACCCGGCGCAGGTTGCTCTCGAATTCGAGATCCCACGATGCATCCGGAGCCAGCGTGGCGGGATCTTCGGCGTCCGGCATGGAGGGGAGCTGGTCGTCGCGGACCAGGTGACGCCGCTCCCGCATCTGCCGGCGGTGGTGGTCCACGACCTTGTTGCGTGCCACCCGGAACAGCCAGGTCCGGAAGGAGCACCGGCCGGGCTCGTATTGGAATTCGGGAAGGCGTCGCGCCACGCCGATGACGACCTCCTGGACGAGGTCGTCGGCCTCGCCTTCGGAGAGCCCCTGCCGGCGGGCGAAGCGGAACAGCAGGGGGTGATAGGCTTCGAAGAACTCCTGCCAGCCGCGTTCCCACCCGGACGCATCCGCGGCGCTGCGCATCCGGGCGAGGAGACTCGGCCTGGTTGCGGCGCCATCCTCCGTTCGCGGGCCCGGTTTCATGCGTTGGTTCTATCGTACGGCAGGCGATTTTCTAGCGCGTGCAAGATTTCCGGGGGACTGGCGATGGAACGGGTGGTCACTACCGCAATGCATGAAGCTCCACGGAATCCAATGGCCCGCGCGCCTGGCAACGGTGGGATGGATGGTCGCCGGGTTGGCGGGGATGGGCGAGGCCCGGGCCGCGACGGTGCATCCCGGAAGCGACGGATCCGACGGTGTGCTGACGGTGACGCGTGACCTGGTGATCGACATGGATTCGCGTCCGGACGGGATCTATCGCTATGCCGCGGTGCATGTCCGGGAGGGCGCGATGGTGACGTTTCGGCCCAACGCGAGGAATACCCCGGTGGTCTGGCTGGTGCAGGGATCGTGCGTCATCGAGGGGATCGTGGACGTGTCGGGAACGGCAGGAATCGAGGGTGGCGGTGGACCCGGGGGACCGGGGGGATTTCGCGGCGGGAATGCCGGCGCCCGGGGTCTGGGGCCGGGAGGGGGCCCGGCAGGCGTCCTTCCCAACGGCGGGTGGGTGCCGGAGAGCAGTGGGGGCGCATTCGCCACCGTGGGGTTCCACGCAAGCCCCAATGGGGTACCGCCCGAACCGTACGGCTCCAAGTACCTGCTGCCGCTTGTGGGAGGATCGGGCGGTGGCGGGGCGGCGGAGTCGCAGACCCACACGGGTGTTTACACCGCCGGCGTGGCGGGTGGAGGGGGCGGAGGCGCATTCCTGATCGCCGCCGATCGGGTGCGGTTGACCGGGAGGATTGAAGCCCGGGGGGGGGCAGGCGAACTCTGGGATGGGATCTTTGGACACGGCAACCGGGTCGTAGGCGGTTCCGGATCCGGGGGCGCGGTGCGCATCGTTGCGAATCGGCTGGAAGGTAACGGGATCATCCATGCGGGCGGCGGCCCATCGACGACTGTGGGAGCCGGAGGCGCCGGCCGCGTGCGGATCGACTGCATCGACGATGCGTTTGGGGGAAGCCTGGGAGGGGTTGTGTCGCGTGGCTTTCAACCCGTGGTCTTTCCAGCCCCAGACGCGCTGGGAGTGTCGCTGCGAATCGCTCAGGTGGAGGAGATCGCGGTCGAAGAGACGGCTGGATCCGATCCGGGAAAGCCGGGAGTGATCCTGCCCTTTCTGTCGGAAGGAGGGCAACGCGTTACGGTTGAGTGCCGGGGTCTACCGCTGGGAACGGAAGTCCTGGTGACCGCAACGTCGGCGGTGACCGGCGAGCAAGTGACCGTGGCGGGTCGGAACGATCGCGGGACGGAAGATCGCAGCTACGCGGACATCAGGGTTCCACTACCGCCGGGGAGCGGATTGTTGTGGGCCAGGACGCGGCTGGTGACCCTGGGCGAGGGCGAATGAATGCCGGTCAACAGGCGGGATTGGAGGCCGTCATGGGAGGCGGAGGCGGGGAATTGCGGTCGGGAAATGCCGATCCATGGAACCCGGGTTCGCGGCGCCTGCGGTTGCGGGGCAGGGTCGTCGTCTGGCTGGCTTGGATCGCGTTGGCGGGTGTAGGGAATCTCCTCGTTTGGGAGGGCCGTGCGAAAGCGGCGAGCACCGATCCCGCCGTTGGCGTCGATGGAGATCCGAAGTCCGAACCAGCGTTGTCACCGATCGTCAGCGTTCTGCGGGTCGAGGCATTGTCACCAGCGCAGCCTGACGGCCTTCTCACGATTCCGGTGAGCTATCTTCGCATTGAAACTCCGGAGCCGGGAGCGGCCACCTCAAGAGTCCGGGAGGGGCCTGCTGTGGCGTATTTTCAGAACCTCGGGAGCGCGTCGGCCCCGCGACTCAAGGTGTACGGCTCGGTGCGGGACTCTGGGGGCTCTCCCATCGCGGAGGCCGAGGTCACAGCCCGGATCTTCAACTGGCGGCAGGGCACCCGTACTGACCTCCTGGGGCGCTATGAACTGCCCGAACTGGTCGGGGGCGTTTACGAGATGATCGCATCGGCGCCGGGAAGACGGTCGGAGCGCCGGGTGTTGGATCTCGGCCCGGCATCGGTGCGCCAGGACTTCCGACTGGACCCGGAGGTGGTGTTGCCGGCCACCGAGGTGAGACCCCCCGAGATGGCGCCAGCGGTGCCCGGCGGGACCGCGCCGACACGATCCACGGGGCGGCTGATGGTCTTCGACGGAGACCGTTGGAAGGTTCCGGGAGAAGGTCTGGAAGACCGGCCTGCTGCACCCCCGGGCCTGTCCACGAGTCTGCCCACGATTGTGATGACCCATGGTTGGATCATGTGCCTGGAAGCGCCGGGAGATGGATCGAAGGAAGGGGTCCAAGGCTGGCCGTTGAGCATGGCCCGTAGCCTGGCGGGAACCGGACTGGACGCCGGCAAGGTCAATCTCGTGGCGTGGGACTGGTACGAAGGCGCGCGAGCTTGTGATCTGAAAGTCCATTCAATGCCCTTGCCACCGACGA
Coding sequences within:
- a CDS encoding sigma-70 family RNA polymerase sigma factor, whose protein sequence is MKPGPRTEDGAATRPSLLARMRSAADASGWERGWQEFFEAYHPLLFRFARRQGLSEGEADDLVQEVVIGVARRLPEFQYEPGRCSFRTWLFRVARNKVVDHHRRQMRERRHLVRDDQLPSMPDAEDPATLAPDASWDLEFESNLRRVALERVSQRVRPMTLRLYLHHVVDGHDVASTVAQFRDARVSAASVYVAKHRVQALLNRELNRLRAGRCDP